GGCAGGCAAGCTGACGAAACGGGTTATTCCCCATCTGGGAAGCGACTTTCCGGAAAAAGAAAAGGTCAAGAAGCTTCTTGTGCTGGTGGACGGAGATGGAGACCGTCTGACCGAACTGGCTCTGAATTTTTTGTATAACGAACCGGGTGTAAGTTCAGTACTTGCCGGATCAAAGAGCCTGTCTCACATCAAACAAAACCTGGAGCTCCTAGCCAGACCACTGGATCAGTCGTTATTAGACAGGGCTCTCGCCATTGTAAATGAATAATATGGATTCCGGCATCAGCATTCCAGGAACCCGGCACAATTTTAGAATAGGGCTGTGGCTAATACTAGCTGCAGCCTTCGTTCTCCGGCTTGTTCTTGCTCCGGTATGGTTGGGATATGAAGCGGACATGAGAACCTTTATTGCTTGGGCAGATCACGCATACAATACCGGTTTGTTCGGAGTGTATACAGACGGCATGTTCTTGGATTATCCCCCGGGCTATCTTTATGTGCTATATATACTTGGTATGCTGCATCATGTTTTTCACATTCCGTGGGAAGGGACGTTCTCCATCCTGCTTATGAAGCTTCCGGCCTCTTTGGCTGACCTTGTTCTGGGTCTTTTGATCTTTCAGGAGGCAAGCAGGCGTTTCTCCTTGCGGGGGGCTTACGCACTTACATTGGGGGTAGTTTTAAACCCGGCCTTGTGGCTGAATTCATCCATATGGGGACAGATTGACTCCATTTTTATGATCTTCGTTCTGCTGTTTTTAAGGGGTCTTAGGCAGAAGAAATTTGCATTTGCCGCCTGTATGCTGGCAATCGCGGTTCTGATCAAGCCTCAAGGGCTTTTGCTGGGCCCTTTTCTTCTGCTTGCCCTTGCCAAACAGCGCGACTTCAAAGCATGGTTACAGGCATTCGGTACAGGTGCGGTGACGTTCCTGCTTCCCGTTGTTCCATTTATGATTCATAAAGGATTTTCCTGGATATTCACTCTATATTTCGGGACTCTGGGATCCTATCCCTATGCCTCTCTGAATGCTTTTAATCTGTTTGCTTTGTTCGGGGGAAACTTTACAGACCAGACGAAACCGTTCCTCTTTTTGTCGTATCAGACTTGGGGTACAATTGGGCTGCTCGGGTCTTTGCTGGCAGCTTCCTGGCTGTACTTAAGAATCCGAAACCGGTCAGGAGCAGGTCAGTTAGCCGCTGCTTTGTTTATGGCTTCGGCTTTCATCCTGGCCAACATGATGCACGAACGTTATTTATTTTATGCGGTACCGCTGCTGGCCGCCGCCTTCATATGGTTTGGGGACCGGAAACTCTTGTTTGTATATGCCGGCTTTAGCCTTACTTTTGTTCTTAATGTGGGATATGTCCTCGTTCAGAGCTGGAGGAAGCTATATCTTATACCCGTGCATGATACACTGATGCTTCTCGTATCTGCCTGTAATATAGGATTATTGATATATGCGTGGAAGTTGGGATGGACATTGGCTAAAAAAGATTTTGGGCATTCTGGTCGGGCAAAAGGGACCGGAAGCGGAGAGATGGATTTGTCAGTACGATCGCAAGTGCAAAAGTCCGATTTTCAGGCTATCAGGAAACAGGGATGTTCAGACGGTGATCTGGAACCGGAAAATTCCGGGACGGGTAAAGAATCAAAGGGTTCCAGATTCCTTGGCAAGAAGGACTTTTTGTATATGGGTATTCTGATTGTGGTTTACACCATAATTGCGTGTATAAACCTGGGATCTGCCAAGGCTCCGGAGACGTACTGGCAGCCAAGTGAATATCAGGAAAATGTAGTGGTTGATCTTGGTTCGACACAAAGCATTGACCGGATTAATAGCTTTGCGGGAGATGGTGAAGGCAAGTATTCCTACTGGTTTTCAGAGGATGGTATTGTATGGGACCATGAAATTCCCGTAGAATCCGATTATACGAAAGTCTTTACCTGGGCGTCTGTCCAGCCAAATGTGAAAGCCCGATATGTGAAGATCGTAACGGATAAAACCGGGTTTCGTCTTCACGAAGTCGCATTTTTTAATCATCAGTCTGAAAAGCCGCTACCGGTACTTTCCGTGAATACGTCGGGCGGGGACCCTTCCTCTGCAGAAGGAAATGCCGGTTACCGCTTGTTTGATGAGCAGAAGGATGCACCTTATGAGCCGACATATTTAAACGGAACATATTTTGATGAAATCTACCATGCGCGTACCGCGTACGAACATTTACACCAGATTGAGCCGTATGAAAGTACGCACCCTCCGCTTGGCAAGATTTTCATTTCCGCGGGGATATGGCTGTTTGGCATGAATCCGCTGGGATGGCGCATTGTCGGTACACTTTTTGGAGTGGGGATGATTCCGCTTATGTACGCGTTTGGGAAAAGGCTTTTTGGCAGATCTGAGTACGCCTTGATTCCTGCCGTACTGTTCACTTTTGATTTTATGCACTTTGCCCAGACGAGAATCGCTACAATTGATGTCTATGGCGTATTTTTCATCATGCTGATGTTCTATTACATGTACCGGTATATGACAATAAGCTTTTACAAGGTTTCCCTTTGGAAAACGTGGATTCCGCTGGGACTGGCGGGCCTTTTTTTCGGGATCGGGGCAGCCTCCAAGTGGATTGTACTATATGGGGGAGCCGGACTTGCCGTGCTTCTGGCCATATCGTTAACAGACCGGTATAAGGAGTATAAAGCGGCCAAGCTGCATGTCCTGGAATATCCGGAGGATGAGGAGAATCAGCGTAAAATCCGTGTTTTCCCAAGATATACCCTTTATACGCTGCTGGTTTGCCTTGTGTTTTATGTGATAATTCCGGCACTCATTTATCTGTTGTTCTATATTCCGTTTATGATGGTGCCGGGACCGGGGCATGGTCTCAAGGATGTCTTGACATACCAGGTTCACATGTACCAGTATCACAGTCATCTTGTGGCTACCCATCCTTTTGCTTCGCCATGGTGGGAGTGGCCGCTGATGATTACGCCGATCTGGTATTATAAAGCCATGTATGCTCCGGCAGATACGGTATCCAGTATTGTTTCTTTCGGCAACCCGCTTGTCTGGTGGCCGGGTTTTGCAGCGGTGCTCTACACGATCTACCGAATCTTCCGGAAAATGGACCGGAGGCTTCTCGTACTGCTGATTGCTTATCTGTCCCAGTACCTGCCCTGGATGCTCGTTCCGCGTTTGACTTTTATTTACCACTATTTTGCCATGGTACCATTTATGGTGCTTATGCTGTCATACTGGGTGATATATTGGATGAAGAAAAAACCGGAGACCCGAAAACGGTGGGTAGTGGCTTATTTAGCCGGAGCAGTTCTATTGTTTATCTGGTTCTACCCCCTTTTATCCGGACTTCCGGTGAGCAAAACCTATACATCCTGGCTTCATTGGTTGCCAGGCTGGAGATATTTTTAGTGGCCCTAGTAAGGCCCGCCATTTTTATAATAAGATGGCGGGCCTTTTTGTCGTATGTTATGGTTCAAGGTTAGAAAGTTGCATGTAAGTGTGACAAATTTTATAATATTATAAAACCATAGACCGCAAAGAAAACGGGTACGTCAATTTTAACGATTGCAAAATGCCCGAACCGATTATAGGAATCTCGTGACGGACTTTGGCTAAAAGGTTCGATCCAAAAGTCTTGAGAAAGTTAGGATATATGAATTAGATAGTAGCTTTGAAACATTTGGGTGAGGAGTTAAGATGTCATGGCACACGAAATTTGGGAACTATATAGCCGCGTCGCCCAAAGTGCGGCGCTTGGCGACGTACGGGCATGGGCTAAGCTTGATTTAACTATGCCCCAAC
This Paenibacillus larvae subsp. larvae DNA region includes the following protein-coding sequences:
- a CDS encoding phospholipid carrier-dependent glycosyltransferase → MRTFIAWADHAYNTGLFGVYTDGMFLDYPPGYLYVLYILGMLHHVFHIPWEGTFSILLMKLPASLADLVLGLLIFQEASRRFSLRGAYALTLGVVLNPALWLNSSIWGQIDSIFMIFVLLFLRGLRQKKFAFAACMLAIAVLIKPQGLLLGPFLLLALAKQRDFKAWLQAFGTGAVTFLLPVVPFMIHKGFSWIFTLYFGTLGSYPYASLNAFNLFALFGGNFTDQTKPFLFLSYQTWGTIGLLGSLLAASWLYLRIRNRSGAGQLAAALFMASAFILANMMHERYLFYAVPLLAAAFIWFGDRKLLFVYAGFSLTFVLNVGYVLVQSWRKLYLIPVHDTLMLLVSACNIGLLIYAWKLGWTLAKKDFGHSGRAKGTGSGEMDLSVRSQVQKSDFQAIRKQGCSDGDLEPENSGTGKESKGSRFLGKKDFLYMGILIVVYTIIACINLGSAKAPETYWQPSEYQENVVVDLGSTQSIDRINSFAGDGEGKYSYWFSEDGIVWDHEIPVESDYTKVFTWASVQPNVKARYVKIVTDKTGFRLHEVAFFNHQSEKPLPVLSVNTSGGDPSSAEGNAGYRLFDEQKDAPYEPTYLNGTYFDEIYHARTAYEHLHQIEPYESTHPPLGKIFISAGIWLFGMNPLGWRIVGTLFGVGMIPLMYAFGKRLFGRSEYALIPAVLFTFDFMHFAQTRIATIDVYGVFFIMLMFYYMYRYMTISFYKVSLWKTWIPLGLAGLFFGIGAASKWIVLYGGAGLAVLLAISLTDRYKEYKAAKLHVLEYPEDEENQRKIRVFPRYTLYTLLVCLVFYVIIPALIYLLFYIPFMMVPGPGHGLKDVLTYQVHMYQYHSHLVATHPFASPWWEWPLMITPIWYYKAMYAPADTVSSIVSFGNPLVWWPGFAAVLYTIYRIFRKMDRRLLVLLIAYLSQYLPWMLVPRLTFIYHYFAMVPFMVLMLSYWVIYWMKKKPETRKRWVVAYLAGAVLLFIWFYPLLSGLPVSKTYTSWLHWLPGWRYF